DNA sequence from the Sulfoacidibacillus ferrooxidans genome:
ATTAGGCACGCCGCCAGCGTTCGTCCTGAGCCAGGATCAAACTCTTAATTCATGTCTACTACTTCTTTGCTCGCGTGTTTGTCTCTTGTTGCATTTAGTTTTCAAGGATCCACTTGCTTGCCTTCTTTGCGCCGCCGTTCGTGGCGACAGATAGTAATATAACATATCCATAATTGCTGTGTCAATGCAATTATGGATTATTATTTTAGATTTTTAGGTAGTATGAGATGAGTAATTACTCCTACTATTCCTAAAAGCAATACCATTGAAATCATCATAGCCCCTTGTTCTACGACAAACGCCATTGATAACACCTCCATATATACATCATACAGCATTCATAGGCAATGTAGTCCCTGTTTAAATAACTAAAAAAGAGGAGTAGGAACGCTATAAATAGCTGTGTAACCTTTATTCCTACCCCTTTATCTTATACGATGGTTTCATGCCTTGTAAAACTAAGATTTACGACTCACTTGTATCATCTTCTAAGACATCCACTTCAGATGTTGCAACACGAGCTACTGAGCTTACTTCAGAATCATCATCTAAATTAATTAATCGTATGCCTTGAGTATTTCTGCTTTTAATTGAAATTTCATCAATGGGTAGACGAATCGCAACCCCCGTATTCGTAATAATCATAAGATCCTCATGATCACGAACCACTCTCAGTGCGACAATATAGCCATTTTTCTTCGTCACATTCAGCGTTTTTACGCCTTTCCCGCCACGAGTTTGACTGCGATAATCAGCAATCGATGTTCGTTTTCCATATCCCTTACTGCTTACAACTAGAACAGTCGTATCTGGCTGAACAACATCCATGCCTACAATTTCATCTTCTTTTTCTAAAGTTACACCTTTTACCCCCGCTGCTGTACGACCCATGGGACGAACATCAGATTCTGGGAATCGAATAGACATGCCGAGCTTTGTGCCCATAATAATTTCTTGTGCGCCATCGGTTAATCGAACACCTATCAATTCATCATCTTCGCGTATTCCAAGTGCAATAAGTCCTACTTTGCGAATATTTGAAAATGCGCTAAGAGACGTTTTTTTAATAATTCCATTGCGTGTGGCAGTAAATAAGTAATAATCATCTGATGAGAGATCTTCTTGACTAACAGGGATAACAGCAGAAATTTTCTCTCCCTGCTCAATATTTAATAAGTTAATAATTGGCACACCTTTTGCCGTTCGACCGAGTTCTGGTACTTCATATGCCATGAGACGATAGACTTTTGCTCTATTTGTAAAAATAAGCAAGTTATTGTGGGAGGATGTGATAAATAAATGTTCAACAAAATCCTCATCCTTTGTTCCCATCGCTGTGATGCCTCGTCCACCTCGTCGTTGGCTGCGATATGTACTCGACGGAGCTCTTTTAATGTACCCTGCATGAGTAATTGTAACGACGACTTCTTGTTCCTGAATGAGGTCGCCTTCATTCCAATCATCTCCTACTGCAGCGATAATACGTGTGCGTCTTTCATCTCCATATTTATCCCGTAATTCCGTAATTTCTTTTCGAACTACTTCCAGCACCTTTGCTTCATCAGCTAAAATAGCACGAAATTCAGCAATTAAACGCTGTAACTCGCGATATTCATTTTCAATTTTTTCTCGTTCTAACCCAGTCAAACGTTGCAAACGCATGTCCAAGATAGCCTGTGCTTGTTCTTCTGATAAAGAAAAGGTTGCCATTAAACCCGTACGTGCAATCTCTGCAGTTGCAGACGCACGAATAAGAGCAATGACCTCATCTAGATGGTCAAGTGCTATGCGCAAACCTTCTAAAATATGGGCTCTGGCTTCTGCCTTACGTAAATCAAAACGTGTTCGTCTAACAATTACTTCCTTTTGGTGTTCTAGGTAATGATAGAGAAGTTCTCTTAAAGAAAGTACCTTAGGTTGTCCATTGACTAATGCTAAGGCGTTTACGCCAAAAGTTGTCTGTAATTGAGTGTGTTTATATAAATTATTGAGTACCACTTGCGGTCGAACATCGCGTCGTAATTCAATGACAATGCGCATTCCTTTACGATCACTTTCGTCCCGTAAATCTGTAATACCATCGATCTTTTTTTCTCTCGCTAAGTCAGCAATTTTTTCAATTAAACGTGCTTTATTTACTTGATAAGGTAACTCAGTAATGATAATGCGCATCTTACCGTTTGCTGCTTCTTCAATCGTATCAACAGCGCGCATAGTAATACTTCCGCGCCCTGTTTGGTATGCTTTTTTAATCCCATCACGGCCAAGAATAACGCCATATGTAGGAAAATCAGGACCCTTAATTACTGTCATAAGGTCATCAATCGTTGCATCTGGCTGATCAATTAACATGATCACACCATCAATGACTTCAGTTAAATTATGTGGTGGCATATTGGTAGCCATGCCAACTGCAATACCTGAAGAACCATTGACAAGTAAATTTGGAAATCTAGATGGAAGTACTGTCGGTTCCTTTTCACTTCCATCGTAGTTAGGTTGGAAATCGACAGTTTCTTTGTTAATATCTCGTACCATTTCAATGGCAAGATGAGTCATCCGTGATTCTGTATAACGCATAGCAGCTGCAGAATCACCATCGACACTACCAAAATTACCGTGTCCATCAACCAATAAATAACGTGTTGAAAAGTCTTGTGCCAAACGTACCAATGCATCGTATACGGCTGTATCTCCATGAGGATGATACTTAGCGAGTACATCGCCTACGATCCTCGCTGATTTTTTATATGGTTTTTCAGGTGTCATGCCTAATTCCAGCATTGCAAAGATGATACGTCGATGTACAGGTTTTAACCCATCACGCACATCCGGAAGCGCCCTACTTACAATGACACTCATAGCATAGTCGATAAAGGAATGCCTTAATTCTGATGTTATATTGATCGGTAAAACCCTACCGTTTTCAGCCACAAAGATCCTCCCTCAATCTAACTTCCACATTAGTTAATTGACTAAATATCTAGATTACGAACATACTGTGCATGTTCCTCAATAAATTCACGCCTTGGTTCCACTCGATCCCCCATGAGCACACTAAAAATGG
Encoded proteins:
- the gyrA gene encoding DNA gyrase subunit A, whose protein sequence is MAENGRVLPINITSELRHSFIDYAMSVIVSRALPDVRDGLKPVHRRIIFAMLELGMTPEKPYKKSARIVGDVLAKYHPHGDTAVYDALVRLAQDFSTRYLLVDGHGNFGSVDGDSAAAMRYTESRMTHLAIEMVRDINKETVDFQPNYDGSEKEPTVLPSRFPNLLVNGSSGIAVGMATNMPPHNLTEVIDGVIMLIDQPDATIDDLMTVIKGPDFPTYGVILGRDGIKKAYQTGRGSITMRAVDTIEEAANGKMRIIITELPYQVNKARLIEKIADLAREKKIDGITDLRDESDRKGMRIVIELRRDVRPQVVLNNLYKHTQLQTTFGVNALALVNGQPKVLSLRELLYHYLEHQKEVIVRRTRFDLRKAEARAHILEGLRIALDHLDEVIALIRASATAEIARTGLMATFSLSEEQAQAILDMRLQRLTGLEREKIENEYRELQRLIAEFRAILADEAKVLEVVRKEITELRDKYGDERRTRIIAAVGDDWNEGDLIQEQEVVVTITHAGYIKRAPSSTYRSQRRGGRGITAMGTKDEDFVEHLFITSSHNNLLIFTNRAKVYRLMAYEVPELGRTAKGVPIINLLNIEQGEKISAVIPVSQEDLSSDDYYLFTATRNGIIKKTSLSAFSNIRKVGLIALGIREDDELIGVRLTDGAQEIIMGTKLGMSIRFPESDVRPMGRTAAGVKGVTLEKEDEIVGMDVVQPDTTVLVVSSKGYGKRTSIADYRSQTRGGKGVKTLNVTKKNGYIVALRVVRDHEDLMIITNTGVAIRLPIDEISIKSRNTQGIRLINLDDDSEVSSVARVATSEVDVLEDDTSES